TAACTCCCATACAGATCATGAGGAGCCTTTGGAGGAACAAAAAGAACAGCCTTGAACTCAACATCACCTTCATCACTAACTTGACTTGTTCCAATCAGACCAAACACCAAAAATCCTGCCAAATGAGCTATAATTCATGTCTCATGCTTAGGTATATGAACAAGCAAAGTATGAAATTTTTCTTCTGAGCCAGCTGACTCAAATCcagaaatgaaaacaaacaaagaatCCTGCCAAATGAGCTAATCAGTATTAAGAACAAGTAAGGTATGATCTCCTGAGAACAACAATTATTCCTTCTGATACAAGAAGGAACACATGATTTGACGTGTAAATAACACACAACCCAAGCTCAGCAAGACCACAGACAAAGCAAAACAACTAAGCATTTTTAAGGTTTAACGTCAAACTCTATATAAGAAGTTGCGTAGAGGAAGATAGAGATGAAGTATTGTACTGTCACtacgagttacacatgcatattagatGTGTAAcggctagttacacatgctaatatgcatgtgtaactaatgtTTACATATgccatatgcatatgtaactactgattacacatgcattttgtactCAAACAAGAAAACACCCCAATAAAAAACTAAAATGCCCTCCTCATTTAATAAACTGAAACAATGAAATCATTAAGATGGACCATATTTTCAGttccaaagagaacaacatactttTTTTTAATCTGATTCACTACATGTCTAATAGCCATTCTAAATTTTGCGTAATGTGACTGTCTGACTGAGAGGAGGTAAACATTTACTTACTATCCAATGCGCACTCTTTCAGTTACACATATCAGTTTCCTAAACCAAAAAGATCTGTCAGACTATAATTAGTAGTAATATCTTACAAAACATGAACAAATCGAGAGGCTACTCTAAGATATGAATGTATTAAGTTCATATATTGTTAACAGACATCAACCTAAGCCTTATTAtctcaaattaaaaattaaaatcaatccTAATAACTAACTTACCTGATTTCAATCCCTATTTTTTCACTTTACCTAGCCTGCAGATCCTCTACCAACATACCAAATATTCACTGCGCAAGCAACACAAACAAGTTATTATATACAAATTGACATTGAAAACACCGCCATCAGCACCAATATTGGCTCCAAATCCTCATCTATAACCTGCACTTCCTCCACCACAACCTCCTAGAATCACAAACTTAATGGAACAGTTGAAACACTCTGCAATTCCACCACCACTGCTGAACATGACACCTCCACTTACTTCTCCACCACTCAACAGGTCAAAAATCCCCCACTAAAACCTGCATctgcgccaccaccaccacccctcATACTCAGCATGGCTAGAAGCCAACAAGTATCATTTCCAGTAAAGGTTTCTTCCAACATAATCAAACTATGGTAGAAGATTAAACTGCCAGTAAAATTGAAAGCATAATTTCGATTAGATATATAGTTTGTGTCATGAAACTGCATCTGttgttattgtttaaacaattgaaaataaattTCGTAAAATTATCTATCAAGaataaaatgaaattgaaaattaagagtggttgaaattaaaattaaaactatgGGTAATAGAgacgatgatttgctgatatcaaATCTCAAATCAGTTTATAGATCGGAGCTACAATTATATTTACGTCGATTTTGATGAAGAACAGATCTGAAATATTTGTTCAAAATTCTTCAAAAAAATTACATCAAAACAACCAGAGTGAGTAGATGTTGTAGATTAAAGATCCAAACTCTGATCAAGGATCAAACAACGAAATCGAGATtcgttttcatatttttttcaaaacttttaaAATCAAACTTCAGAGATTTTGATTTCAACTCGAGATTGATAGATTAAAGctcttaattaaattaaaaaggataTGAAAAGATTAAACTTAGTTTGGttcatttttgtagatgtttctCTTCGATTGAATTGAATCGAGTTTCTTTATGCTCGGATTTAGGTTCGTATCATTTGGTTGATTCTTCTTCAGATCTTCTCATCACTGAAATCGCAAGAACACGAGTTGTTGGCGATGTTTCACTGTGTGAGAACTTGATTTCGAGAGAGAATAATTGTTTCAGATCTGGAAATGAAGAGAAACCATTTCTGCAGGAGATAAACTTGTCTGGAAGAGAGAGAGATGAAatctgaaaatgaaaaaaatcttcTGATATTCCTCTTGTTTATATACAAAAGggtagtgttgtcattattaaaatctctaataattaattatgggccagatccgaagaaaatttgatattttgggcctagtaatatcattttcttaaagcatggagttgatagtggatgatccatttagcggggcttctatatattgaacccatatagtagggtgaTTCTAGTATTTTAGCCTTTTTACTTTACACATGAGATCGGTTTAACTACTTAAGGATTAGAACGTCATTACAAAACGACTTGGACCAACCAGGACCACCCCCATTTGACTGTGTCCGTCAACTTTGGTTGACTGATACCTTGTTCGTATATAAGGTTTGATTGATACCTTTGGATTTCTCCGACGATAGTTCTAGAAATTTTTCCTTACGCCTTGCATTCTAGTAAGTACTGCTCAATAAAAGACATACAAAGTGTGAGATAATATGATAATAGGACTGTGAAGGGATGCTTCCTCAATAAAAGGGAGGATTCCCTCACACTCTTATTTTTACACTATCTTAATTTAGAATACGTTattgtttgatttttatttccaaaaaagacGTTCAAAGTGTGAGATAGTGTAAAAATAAGAATGTGAGGGGATCCTCCCTCTTATTTAAAAatgcacacacacacacatatatatatatatatatatatatatatatatacatatattggtTTTAGTTTTTTAACTTGTTAAttcctttttttgttgttgtcaaattttagtttttgaaaaaTTTCATTTATTAATAATAGATAAGATAATTAGGAAGCTGATGCCTGCGTCAATAAAAATTCTACATGGTTATAAGAAAGTAGTGATAACTCTATTATATAGATATAAaatgtatatataaaaaatagGAAGGAGGCTCAATGAAAAGTGCAAACAATTCTAGCTTGATTTTCCATTCTTTAACTAGTAGGATAATTGGGGGGTACTCTGTTCATTTCTGAAGAAATTTTGCGGATCGATTTCTTTCTTAATTAATGCCAATCTTTGGAAATTTCCCTTGAAATATTTCATTCCCCATTGAATAGATAATGTATAGTTTATGTTAGAAGAATCATTCTTACCCAAATCAAGATCTCTATAGTTGAGATAAGCAACTCTTGGAGAATTTGAAACATAAGGAGTCATGTACTTGTACAGATCTCTAATCCAATCCAAGTGTTGTTGAGATGTTTGAATTCTTTTTTGTTTACTCCATTGCACAATGTACTGAATGTTATACAAATTTCCCTTCCTACGTGGGAATGAAATTTCAAATTCTGAAATGTTACTCATCATTCCTCCAAGAGGATCCATTATTATGTATACTATATCTTCTTGTAGAACTCTGGTCCACAACCCTTGTAACCATATTTCAGAGATTGGTGTCTGCATAAAATCATATCATAGATTTGACATTGAAATAATTAATATCAGTATGAGTTCTATTCAGTAAAACCTCTAAGGGAGTATTTCTTGAGTTTACGATAGATTGGATCCTACTCATTTCAGTACAATCACTGGCTTTCAGACCTAACTCAGGGAAACTTTTTCCCATCAAGTTCAGTAGTTCTTCAACACCTCCAAGATATAAGGAGTTGAATAAAACGGAAACTGTTTTCTCCCTAGTTGTTTGGTCGAACCCATTTTGTATAACAACTCTGACGTAAAGATCTTCATGAAATTTATCTGCAATTTCTTGCCATCTAAGGAAAAGCTTTATTGCACCATCGCTTAAACTTCTACTTGGAGTGAAACTAGTAATTATTGGTGGAACAGAAACCAACTTGATTTTCCATGAAAGAATGATCCCAAAACTTGCACCACTGCCTCCTCTAATGGCCCAAAAAAGGTTTTCACCCATCGATGATCTGTCAAAGATTCTGTCATAAACATCAAGAATGCGGGCATCAAGTACATATCAGCAGCAAGCCCATATTTCCTTACCAAAACTCCAATACCACCTCCACTGAAATGTCCACCAACACCCATAGTAGGGCATGTCCTAGCCGGGAATCCTAAAGTCTTTCTCTTCTCAGCAATGCTATAGTAAACCTCATCAAGAGTTACACCAGCCTGAATCCATGCAGATTTCTTTTTCACGTCAACACTAATTGACCGAATATTTACGAGATCGACAATAATGAATCGGAAGTCGGACTTCCAAGATAAACCTTCGTAATCATGGCCACCACTTCTTACTCTGATTTGTAAATTGTTTATCACACTACAATTCAAAGTTGTTTTGATATCCGATTCATTATTAGGTGTAAGTATGATAAGAGGTTTTACTGTTTTGATATCCGATTCATTATTAGGTGTAAGTATGATAAGAGGTTTTACTGTTGTGGTAGAATTAGTAAACCCCACAGTAATACGAAATGAAGACAAAAGAGTTGAATATGAAGATGCGTTTTGAGAGTGAATTTGTGAAGATGGATACGAGTTTAATGACATACATTCAAGAAAGCTATTGATCTGAGTAATATCTGAAGACGAAGATGTTGTTGAAGAGGTTGTTTTAGCAATCCATGAAATTAGAAACAATACAAACATTAATTAAAGCAGAAGAAACTTTGATGAACCTATTTTCAGTTTTTGGGTTTTGCTTTACTTGTTTTGATGCGAGTATTTTAATTGATGAAGTTATAACATAATTCTGAGTTAGGATTCATATATATGAGATTCTGCAAATCATTGCTGGATGAAATTTCTTGTGATCGAATCTCCAAATTGTTGATATGTCATGGGATTAATTTAATCTAATAACTTAGCTAACTTCGTCCACTTGTTGTTAATAATAAATGAACATTAACGCAGTCAAATTGAACATAAAAATAGTTTTTTACTAGAGGAAACTTGTGATTATTTTAATCAGTAAAGCTAATTTATTATTGTTCTAATATCTCTACTTATTTATTTATGAAATAGTACTTTAAGTGAcaatcaattcatttttatttatttttccaatcGATTACAATCAATTCATACTTTAAGTGATTAGTAAAATCATAAAGTTCTCATGATGACTaacttcatctcttttttttaattattttttgatctataaagaatttggtgctaacAAATTTTAAATTCAAGGTCCTTGATATCATCGTCCAAAAACACGACGTTACAGTGTTATTGGCCCACCTTCATACTTGGTTCTTTTCTTTGCTTATTGTTTTCTCTTTACTATCTGATTTTCTTCTGGATATTACACCTACATTAAATTTACAATTGAACGTGAATAAACATTTAGCTAGATTTAATAAAAGGTTATTTAAGGGTTGGTACCCGACAAATGATCGACACTTTAGTTTGAAACATAACATTTAAAATACTAATGGATGGTATTTGGACTAAAGGTTGACTGTCAAAGTCTTCGTTTACCAATATATTTTTccattttctctattttcattAATATATGTCTGATTTTACAAATTTATTCCTATAAATACTCTAATCTTCTTCCTTCATGCCTCGACTCCTAGATAAAtctcaattatttttttcttttatactactactccctccgtcccaaattagatgacctagttagttttaaattttgtcccaaaaTATATGACCTATGTCATCAAATAATGTGATATTTCTAAAGTTACCATTTGAATTAATTAttattagtataagaaatatatataatttgatagccatgtgtatattcgttatgtaggcgttttaaaatgtttttaatggtataaagtttatgaatatcctttgtatagtttgagagataaatcatttctaaattttgtaAATTATTATATATAAGGGTATATAGTcgtaaaaattacttaaaaataCTCTGCTCTcctccttgccttaaaaattatgcaaactataactaggtcatctaaattgggacggagggagtattactttttcttctttttctttttgatttttttgattattGAATATATTTCTTAAAATATATGTTTTCTTGAATAAAACAGGCGAGTGCTTAAGTTGATCTAAAACCCCTCCCTCCATCTCAATAGCAGTGTAACCATTTAGGTCTATTGAAGACCgatatatttttccaaaaaaatagtaaaattaaataaataaaaattattttttccaaaggGTTAAGGCATAGAAGAAAAAGTTAAATTTTTAATGGGGATATATATGTAAAATTAGATAATCCTATTAATgaaaaatagagaaaataaaaaatatataggtCAACTGAAAACTTTAACAGTTAACCATTAGTCCGGGTACTACCTATTAATATTTGAAAGATTGGGTATCAAACTAAAGTGTTTGGTCATTTACGGGTAACATCCATTAATTAATATTAAATAGTTgcaatatacagacaaaaaacaCTATGAAATATTAATCTTCCTTAGATAATCTACTCAAATTTTTCAATCCAAGTAAGTAAATCCTTTGTGGTCTCATAGCTAAACCCTGGTAAAAAAATCCCATTCGATTACTTTATTTTTTTCCCTGGATCGTATTCTTCAATCAGTAGACTGGTCTGAATGTTAAGGCCATGCACTATGGCGAAGGATTTGCCTTCGTTATAGCTTAATTGTAGCAAAATCTTACTACTATGGTCTTCCGTGTAGCTTAAAATGTAGTAATATCCCTGAGCTACATTTCAAAGTTGATCAAATCTGATGAGCTTTGTAGCATAGAGAAATCACACGCAAACTCAGTTACCGTGTGTTTTTTACTTTACGGATTCTGAGTTTCTGTTTTTCAGTTGAAATGGATACTCGGTATCCATAGCATTTTACACGGAAACTGAGTTCCCGTTTcgtaaattttatttatttgacCTTTTTCTTGGTTACACCCCATTCACACCCGATCTTAACCATCCAACATTCTCAACCTCCCTATTTTCTCCATTGTCGGATCCCAACGGTTAATTTCTCAAAATTTGAGAAAAACCTCTATATAAGGGAACTCTAATTCTCAATTCAATCTTGTCTCAATCAATTGAGTTTAATTGATTTCTTATCTCTCTTCTACTATGCTTCTTTGATATTTTCTTAACCTTAT
This is a stretch of genomic DNA from Papaver somniferum cultivar HN1 chromosome 1, ASM357369v1, whole genome shotgun sequence. It encodes these proteins:
- the LOC113347689 gene encoding berberine bridge enzyme-like 23, with the translated sequence MFVLFLISWIAKTTSSTTSSSSDITQINSFLECMSLNSYPSSQIHSQNASSYSTLLSSFRITVGFTNSTTTVKPLIILTPNNESDIKTVKPLIILTPNNESDIKTTLNCSVINNLQIRVRSGGHDYEGLSWKSDFRFIIVDLVNIRSISVDVKKKSAWIQAGVTLDEVYYSIAEKRKTLGFPARTCPTMGVGGHFSGGGIGVLVRKYGLAADISSMGENLFWAIRGGSGASFGIILSWKIKLVSVPPIITSFTPSRSLSDGAIKLFLRWQEIADKFHEDLYVRVVIQNGFDQTTREKTVSVLFNSLYLGGVEELLNLMGKSFPELGLKASDCTEMSRIQSITPISEIWLQGLWTRVLQEDIVYIIMDPLGGMMSNISEFEISFPRRKGNLYNIQYIVQWSKQKRIQTSQQHLDWIRDLYKYMTPYVSNSPRVAYLNYRDLDLGKNDSSNINYTLSIQWGMKYFKGNFQRLALIKKEIDPQNFFRNEQSTPQLSY